One segment of Nyctibius grandis isolate bNycGra1 chromosome 11, bNycGra1.pri, whole genome shotgun sequence DNA contains the following:
- the SERINC4 gene encoding LOW QUALITY PROTEIN: serine incorporator 4 (The sequence of the model RefSeq protein was modified relative to this genomic sequence to represent the inferred CDS: inserted 1 base in 1 codon), which translates to MAGTRAHSCLLHLLFCQLCRNCGCGCCRGLPASTVTRILYTLLHVLASAVCCLMLSRTVAQAIREKVPYSAVLCQHLPGGTDCEQLVGSSAVYRVCFGTACFHLAQAALLLNVRSSSDCRAQLHNGFWLLKLLVLVGLCASSFLIPEDGFIQAWHYTGVCGGFAFILTQLVLITAFAHTWNKNWLTGAAQDKRWYLAVLLATAAFYTLAAAAFSFLYKIYTHPAACLLNKVLLTINGSLCGIMSFVSITPCVRLKQPRSGLLQSSIISCYVMYLTFSALSSRPPERVLYKGQNLTVCFPSVRRDELQTGDTTVTVLGAAIMYACVLFACNEASYLAEVFGPLWMVKVYSFEFTKPSCCFCCPEKMQEELRGGFGWVPGSDTCPGVPAAQRGGAGEEGVRALQCPXAPPGAGQTCEHTEGAAGGQCIVQDERDRVVYSYSAFHFVFFLASLYVMMTLTNWFSYENAVLETTFTHGSWSTFWVKVSSCWACVLLYLWLLLSPLCLRGSPQHRRSSPAPRVVRRRRAPQRVNVST; encoded by the exons ATGGCGGGCACACGGGCGCACAGCTGCCTCCTGCACTTGCTGTTCTGCCAG CTGTGCCGCAACtgcggctgcggctgctgccGCGGGCTCCCCGCGTCCACGGTCACCCGCATCCTCTACACGCTTCTGCACGTCCTGGCCTCTGCCGTGTGCTGCCTCATGCTGTCCCGCACCGTGGCCCAGGCCATCAGGGAGAAG GTGCCCTACTCGGCGGTGCTGTGCCAGCACCTGCCCGGGGGCACGGACTGTGAGCAGCTGGTGGGCTCCTCAGCCGTGTACCGGGTCTGCTTCGGCACCGCCTGCTTCcacctggcacaggctgccctgctcctcaaCGTGCGCTCCAGCTCCGACTGCCGCGCTCAGCTCCATAACGG GTTCTGGCTCCTgaagctgctggtgctggtggggctCTGTGCCTCCAGCTTCCTCATCCCCGAGGACGGCTTCATCCAAG cctggcactaCACGGGCGTCTGCGGGGGCTTCGCCTTCATCCTCACCCAGCTGGTGCTGATCACCGCCTTCGCCCACACCTGGAACAAGAACTG GCTGACGGGCGCCGCGCAGGACAAGCGCTGGTACCTGGCCGTGCTGCTGGCCACGGCCGCCTTCTACaccctcgccgccgccgccttctccttcctctacAAGATCTACACCCACCCGGCCGCCTGCCTCCTCAACAAGGTGCTGCTCACCATCAACGGCAGCCTCTGCGGCATCATGTCCTTCGTCTCCATCACGCCCTGCGTGCGGCTCA AGCAGCCGCGGTCGGGGCTGCTGCAGTCCTCCATCATCAGCTGCTACGTGATGTACCTCACCTTCTCCGCGCTGTCCAGCCGTCCCCCGGAGAGAG tGCTCTACAAGGGGCAGAACCTCACCGTCTGCTTCCCGAGCGTCCGGCGGGACGAGCTGCAGACGGGGGACACCACCGTCACCGTCCTGGGGGCCGCCATCATGTACGCCTGTGTGCTCTTCGCATG TAACGAAGCCTCCTACCTCGCCGAGGTCTTCGGGCCCCTCTGGATGGTCAAAGTCTACAGCTTTGAGTTCACA aaaccctcctgctgcttctgctgccccGAGAAGATGCAGGAGGAGCTGAGAGGTGGGTTTGGGTGGGTGCCGGGCAGTGACACGTGCCCTGGGGTGCCCGCGGCCCAGCGCGGGGGTGCCGGCGAGGAGGGGGTGCGGGCGCTGCAGTGCC GCGCTCCCCCAGGCGCCGGGCAGACGTGTGAGCACACGGAGGGGGCCGCCGGGGGACAGTGCATCGTCCAGGACGAGCGAGACCGCGTGGTCTACAGCTACTCAGCCTTCCACTTCGTCTTCTTCCTCGCCTCGCTCTACGTCATGATGACCCTCACCAACTGGTTCAG CTACGAGAACGCGGTGCTGGAGACCACCTTCACGCACGGCAGCTGGTCGACCTTCTGGGTGAAGGTGTCCTCGTGCTGGGCCTGCGTCCTGCTCTacctgtggctgctgctgagcccccTCTGCCTCCGCGGCTCCCCCCAGCACCGCCGCagcagcccggccccgcgcgTCGTGCGGCGACGGCGAGCTCCGCAGCGCGTCAACGTCTCCACGTAG
- the SERF2 gene encoding small EDRK-rich factor 2, whose product MTRGNQRELARQKNLKKQSDSGKGKRRDDGLSAAARKQRDSEIMQQKQKKANEKKEGAK is encoded by the exons ATGACCC GCGGGAACCAGCGCGAACTGGCGCGGCAGAAGAACCTGAAGAAGCAGAGCGACTCGGGCAAGGGCAAGCGGCGGGACGACGGGCTCTCGGCCGCCGCCCGCAAGCAGAG GGACTCGGAGATcatgcagcagaagcagaagaaggCCAACGAGAAGAAGGAGGGCGCCAAGTAG